gggaactcagtagaggctagtgcacgcccattgaggtcttcctcagtggcgttcacttcctctccttcctctccaaatttggccatgttgatggccttgcactctccttttggattttcttctgtattgcttggaagagtactaggagggagttcagtaattttcttgctcagctgacccacttgtgcctccaaattcctaatggaggaccttgtttcagtcatgaaactttgagtggttttgattagatcagagaccatagttgctaagtcagaggggttctgcttagaattctctgtctgttgctgagaagatgatggaaaaggcttgccattgctaaacctgtttcttccaccattattgttgttgaaaccttgttgaggtctctgttgatccttccatgagaaatttggatgatttctccatgaagaattataggtgtttccatagggttctcctaggtaattcacctcttccattgaagggttctcaggatcataggcttcttcttcagatgaagcatccttagtactgcttggtgcattttgcattccagacagactttgagaaatcaaattgacttgttgagtcaatatcttgttttgagccaaaatggcattcagagtatcaatctcaagaactcctttcttctgattagtcccattgttcacaggattcctttcagaagtgtacatgaattggttatttgcaaccatttcaatcagctcttgagcttctgtaggcgtcttcttcaaataaagagatcctccagcagagctatccaaagacatcttggacagttcagagagaccatcatagaaaatacctatgatgctccattcagaaagcatatcagaggggcactttctgattaattgtttgtatctttcccaagcttcatagagggattctccatccttctgtctgaaggtttggacttccactctaagcttactcaatttttgaggtggaaagaactttgccaagaaggcattgactagcttttcccatgagtccaggctttctttaggttgtgagtccaaccatgtcctagctttgtctcttacagcaaaagggaatagcataagtctgtagacctcagggtcaaccccattagtcttgatagtgtcacagatttgcaagaactcagccaaaaactgatgaggatcttccaatggaagtccatggaacttgcaattctgttgcattagagaaactaattgaggcttaagctcaaagttgtttgctccaatggcagggatagagatgcttctcccataaaagtcgggagtaggtgcagtaaagtcacccagcaccttccttgcattgtttgcattattgttgttttcgactgccatgtcttcttctttgaagatttctgttaggtcctctgtagagagttgtgccttagcttctcttagctttcacttcaaggtcctttcaggttcagggtcagcttcaacaagaatgcctttgtctctgctcctgctcatatgaaagagaagagaacaagaaaatatagaatcctctatgtcacagtatagagattccttgaggtgtcagaagaacagaaaaatagaagaaagaggtagaagaattcgaacttaatcagatagagttcgaattgtgcattgagaaggagtggtactccataaatagaaggatgtgggaagaggggaagagaattttcgaaaattaattaagaagtttttaaaatcattttgaaaaattgattgataattttcgaaaactcaaagtggaaaaagaatcaagtgagttttgaaaaaaaatttgaaattagaagtcaaaaagatttgattgaaaacttttttgaaaaagatgaggttaagaagatatgattggttttaaaaaaaaaaatatgtgattgagaagatatgatttgaaaacaattttaaaaagatttgattttaaaaattaataacttgtctaacaaggaaagatatgattcaaacattaaacctttctcaacagaaaaggcaacatacttaaaatgttgaatcaaatcattaattgatagcaagtatctttgaaaaaggaaagaaattgattttgaaaacatttgattgaaaggatatgatttgaaaaagatttgatttagaaaaactttgaaaacttgaaaaaaaattgatttgaaaacaaaatcctcccccttgtgccatcctggcgttaaacgcccagaatggtgcacattctggcgtttaacgcccaatgcactacctttttgggcgttaaacgcccaaccaggcaccctggctggcgtttaaacgccagtctgtccttcttcactgggcgtttttgaacgcccagctttttctgtgtaattcctctgctgcatgttctgaatcttcagttccctgtattattgacttgaaaatagaaccaagatcaaataaacaatgcattgcaagacaccaaacttaaaattagacactagactcaaacaagaaacataaaatatttttggtttttatgattttgaaatttttttgtgttttttttttcgaaaattatatggaaatagaaaataaaagtttcagaattcttaatttggattccaggaatcattgcaatgctagtctaagactccggtccaggaattagacatggcttcacagccagccaagctttcaaagaaagcttcggtccaaaacactagacatggccaatggccagccaagccttagcagatcattgctccaatagcaagattgatagagatcaacaagctcttgtgatgatcagttgaaacctcggtccaataagattagacatggcttctcagccagccaaacttcaacagatcatcatgaaacactagaattcattcttaagaactctgaagaaaaatacctaatctaagcaacaagatgaaccgtcagttgtccatacacgaaacaatccccggcaacggtgccaaaaacttggtgggcggaattgtgatcactacaacttcgcacaactaaccagcaagtgcactgggtcgtccaagtaataccttacgtgagtaagggtcgatcccacggagattgttggtatgaagcaagctatggtcaccttgtaaatcttagtcaggcaaactcaaatgggtatggtaatgaacgaataaaacataaagataaagatagaggtacttatgtaattcattggtaggaacttcagataagcgtatgaagatgccttcccttccgtctctctgctttcctactgtcttcatccaatccttcttactcctttccatggcaagcttaagcaagggtttcaccgttgtcagtggctacctcccatcctctcagtggaaatgttcaacgcaccctgtcacggcacggctatccatctgtcggttctcaatcaggccggaatagaatccagtgattcttttgcgtctgttactaacgccccgccctcaggagtttgaagcacgtcacagtcattcaatcattgaatcctactcagaataccacagacaaggttagaccttccggattctcttgaatgccgccatcagttcttgcctataccacgaagactctgatctcacagaatggctggctcgtttgtcaggcgagcactcggttgtcaggcgatcaaccatgcatcgtgtatcaggaatccaagagatattcacccaatctaaggtagaacggaggtggttgttagtcacacgttcataggtgagaatgatgatgagtgtcacggatcatcacattcatcaagttgaagaacaagtgatatcttggacagaacaagcggaattgaatagaagaacaatagtaattgcattaatactcgaggtacagcagagctccacaccttaatctatggtgtgtagaaactccaccgttgaaaatacatgagaacaaggtctaggcatggccgtgaggccagcctcccaatgatctaagaactagatgtccaaagattgatagatgaaaatacaatagtaaaaggtcctacttatagagaactagtagcctaaggtttacaaagatgagtaaatgacataaaaatccacttccgggcccacttggtatgtgtttgggctgagcaatgaagcattttcgtgtagagactcttcttggagttaaacgccagcttttgtgccagtttgggcgtttaactcccattttggtgccagttccggcgtttaacgctgggaaatctgaaggtgactttgaacgccggtttgggccatcaaatcttgggcaaagtatggactatcatatattgctggaaagcccaggatgtctactttccaacgccattgagagcgcgccaattgggcttctgtagctccagaaaatccacttcgagtgcagggaggtcagaatccaacagcatctgcagtccttttcagtctctgaatcagatttttgctcaggtccctcaatttcagccagaaaatacctgaaatcacagaaaaacacacaaactcatagtaaagtccagaaaagtaaattttaactaaaaactaataaaaatatactaaaaactaaaccaaatatactaaaaacatactaaaaacaatgccaaaaagcgtacaaattatccgctcatcaacgaaCCCACCAAATACAGATACAGGATATCTGTACAGAATATATGACACTCCCCTACGTATTTGAGGATCCATTTTCTCCCAAATCACACCTTTTAATTCTTCAAATGACAGAGTGAATGGAATCACAACATCTAATGGATTTTGACACACAAATTTCACTCCTTCAAATGTTTGTAATAAAATTTGACCATGATAATACACTTTTAATTTCACTCTATCATCCATCACGGAATAGAGAAGATGAGAAAGAAAGCTTCGAGCTTCAAAGAACTCAAAActgtgagaagaagaagatgagaaaGTTGGTTGGTAGCTCGGCATTAATTTGAGTATTTATGAAGctcaaatcggaccgtccgaccGCATGCTccatttcaaatttttttgaacaCTAAAATCGGATCATCCATTTTGAGGTTGGCCGCCAAAAAATTTCTTCATCTCCAAGAAATCGCTGGGTCCGATTTCCTTGGCCCAAAATCTTCTCCCCCCTTTCATGAAATCGCTCCATCCGATTTCTTTGCAAACGGAATTACTGCCTcacacaaatcggacggtctgATTTGTGTCTTCCTTCACCTGCATGAAGTCGGACCATCCGATTTCTTCACAACACCTGAACGCCGTCACACCCCCATAAAACTCCTCTAAGATCTATAACCATGCGTTACACCAATATAGGTGTCATATGCAAAAAAAAATAGCCTAAGTTTTCAATTGTTCTAAATTTTggtatttttattttgagaatttttcaaaacaatATCTATATaaattctttctttatttttgaaaattatgctaTGATGACTATTAGTTAGAGCATAGTTTTATGACATATGTAATTAAAAAAGGTTCATCATTTTACTTTATGAGatttcttgtatgaaatttaTAAACTAGGATTATTAATCTTCCTAAATTTTCTATTGAAAGATGTATAACATATTTTATGTAAACATTAAATTTAACATTTGCATTTGTTTAGTTTTCATGGACAATTTctattatttgatctattgaaTCTATAATTCTTTTACACAAATTGCTAAAGTTACTGAATAATTAATATCCTTCATGTATGTAGATTTAAGTATTTAACTAATACTTGTATAGTACTTATATGACTCCATCCTATTTCAAATCTCTTTTGttgatctttaatttatttttgctatttgtttgataatttttcatcatatattaatgttatttttaattctccattagcatatcttttttttatagatattttcaaataaacttttttataatatattatgttttttttttactaaaaatagtTCTTTTAAAGTATTTTATTAGCAAAACTTTCATATGTTTTTAGATCTAAATCACATTTAAGAATAgcttgttttttttattatcaagtAACGTTATTATGTTATATAAATCAGAGTCTTCTGTTATTTCAAGATGTTTCACATAGTTCATAATATCATATATGTAAATTTCAAGAAAATAACGAGGAGTAAGCTTCAGAAATacctttttgaaaaaaaagtattttcttcttttattcttgtaataatttattatataaaaggCTTTTTGTTCGGAAATATTTTTTCCAGGAGAAagatttttaactattttatttttctctaagaaaatattttgtattcTTAGACTATAGAAGTTACCTTTGCTATTTTTCTCTATATTTCATCTAAATTTTAAGTACTCTCTGCTTTCTGCTCTCTCTAATCTAATGCTCTTCAAGACTCTATTGAGATCCAATTTATATAGATAATTCTCATTCTTACCCtgatattattattcatatGATGTCATTACTTATGTTATTTTACATTAAGTGCTTAACTGACTACATTATTAGTGTCTTATGACCTACGAGTTGAGGTCGCTCTACAATAATATGGAGAGAGGTATATGAAACTATGTCTTCTTTCTCTAAATCCAAGTAACCATTTTGTATGTGAGTAGTCCCATCATTCTTGTTATTTTCTTCAAACATTTCTGAGATGCATAATTAGCACTTGTGATCTTtgcttttttattaaaataaataaggaaaaaaCTTTAATTCCTTAATTACGCATGGATGAAAATAATTTCAAGAGTACGTAGTCCCAATTCATGCACGTCACCCACGAAATGGGTTTGCATGCCAACACAAGAGAGCCACCCACGAAATAGATGAAGATGGACTGACAAATCTGATTGGAAGTCCAACTCCCCCATGGCAGCAACGAATTGGATCATCTCCTCAGTGGCGACAACGAAATGGTCATTCCAGCAGAGGCGGCCATGAAATGAGCTAAGGCGGGCTCGGCACACGCGAAATGGACGACCTCGGTTGCGGTGCCCACGAAATGCCCACCACAATGGCAGCAGCCACGAAATGCATGGGGACACGGTAAAGGCTGTAACTTCCAGAGCTTCAGTCCCCGTACATGCATGCATTGGGTGCTTGTGGTGGCAAGGTTGGGGTTGATGAATTGGTGTGTCTATTTAAAGGGGGTAGGGACTAAGTGCTTCATGTAGTGGATAATATTGGAAGAGAGGGTTTGTTAATGTAAACCATGGAAGATAGTGGGAAAAAAAGTGAGTTTTGGCTAAGATTTTTGTGTTGTGGCTTGAATATAAACGTGTAACATGGGCGATGGTAGTGGTATGAATgtggaaaaaaattttaatcggTTAGACGAAGTGCATATTGCCGCACATTTGATTCATAAGGTAAGTGTCGTGTGTGGTTAATATTGTTATTAGTCTCTATCATTATTTAACATTTGATAGTGtaaacttaagtgtggtattctgGTTTCGATGTTGTAGCCCGCACGTGTTCTGACACTGCATGGCACACCTGTTAATGTTTTCATGTCAGATCCGGTGGATCCAAGCATGGATTTCAGGCGGGAGAGACTTGAACCTTATTTATGACGAGCAGGATTCTATTATGCATCCTTAATAAGGCATTTTGAGTATGACAATCTGCTGATAAGCGCATTTGTTGAACGATGGCGACCCGAGATGCACATGTTTCATCTCTTGTGGGGTGAGTGTACTATAACACTAGAGGATGTGGCTATGCAGTTAGGGTTACCCATTGATGGCGAGCCTGTTAGTGGAATTCTAAGGTCATAGAGCAAGTTTCACCAAAGAGATATATGGCAATGGTGCGAAGAGCTACTTGGTGATGTACCAACCGGACATGTAGGGACAACTAAGTATAACATACGGCTGAAGTGGATTAGAAGTCATCTTCAACAGATACCGCTTGATGCAGCGGATGATGCCATGATCCAGTATGCCCGTTGTTACATTTTATATTTGTTGGGCGGCATGTTACTACCGGACAAGGCCAACAACACAGTCCATGTTTATTATCTACCTTTGCTTGCCGATTTTGATGCCATCAGCACTTATAGTTGGGGGAGCGCATGTCTTTGTTGGCTATATCCAGCCATGTGCTTGGCAACAGATTACACTGTCGAAGGTATGGCTGGTTGTCATACATTGTTAATGTCGTGGATTTATTACAGGCTATCGTTCTGGGCACCAGATGTTACGACCCCGCATACCTTTCCGTTAGCTACAAGGTGTGGCAATTTTTTGGCATATCCTACTAAGTTTCGTTACATTATACATTTTGTTCGCTGTTTACTGTACGATTTATTTGCACATTTTGGGGTTACATCAGGTGGGCAGGAAAGAAGGGACACAATGACTATGCTGAGCAACGCCTTCTCAGGCACCATATAAGGTTGGACAATCTGCAAGTGGATGAGGTACGGTTTATGGTCTTTTGATAATCAACTATGGAGATGCCTTAAATACGTGTTTACGTTATAGTCCGCTTTTTTCACTTTAATTGGATGCTGTACATGGATCCTCATATTCTGTTAAAAGTTACCGCTGAATTTCTTGGCCATCCTCATGGAAACTTCTACCACTCGGTTGTACCTCTAATATTATTTCGATGGATTGAGATTCTCAATATTGACAGAGTGTTGCATCAATTTGGGGGAAGACAAGGACCACCCAGCCCTCCGCTGAATATCGACACATTCCATCGACAGTCGGTCCGAAATGACAATGGGTGGTGGCCCATCCGCCTATCAACTTGGTTTGAGGTATGGGCTAGCCGTCGTACTGAGGCATATCGCCGGCACATTGATCGGGTCGACACCTTGCGTCCCAGTCAGGATTACTATAGGTGGTACTGTGACAGGACCCGGAGGTTTCTCTCTACCCTGAAAGCATTGCATGATCTGTGAACCGATGACATTCCTCCTGGTGTACCGGCAGAGTATGGAAGAGCACTGGCGGTAAGGTTACCTGATGTTCCACAAGACCGTAGGTGCCGACGAGCGCATCGAGGAATACATCAAGGAGTTTCTGGGATGGGGTTCGAAGAGGGAGAGTTTTCCGAACAGGATCGGCCACAAGATGAAACAGAGGTTGAACCACATGATCTACAGAACCAAGTTCCTCTCCACGGAGATTTCTACTACCCTCAACCTTACATGGCCGGAGACCAACCTCAGCCAAGTTCGATACAGCAATTTATGCCAAGTCCTTAACAAGCATGCTTAATTACTATCATAAAACATACAACGtgacttaattgaaaaggaataACTCGAAACATGCAATACTAAGTATAGGAAACATGCAATACTAAGTAGAAGACACATGCAGGAAGTTCCGTCGTGTACGACCCGGTTGCCTGCAAAGTCCGCAATGCTTTCCAGGTCCTGGCTCTACTTCGTCTATCACATTCCTGCTCCTGGTTGACACCGGACATCCTTCCATTATTCGGCAGAAATGGGGGTTTGGAACAACGCATTCACCCTCATACGGTGGCCACAACTCCTCGTCCGGCATTGGAGGAAATTTCATCTGGTAAATCTGGAACACGCTCTCAACCCGATAAATAGCTACGACATAACGAGACCAATCAAGCCGTGCATGTGCACATGCAGTGGCTGCATGTGCACATGGATAATGCAACGCCTGAAAGTATCCACAGTCACATCTGCCATGTTCTAGGTAAACCCTGAACCGCAACTAATACCCGACGGCTGCTATCTCATCCACTATAAAGATAGACGTTGCTCTGTCATAAGACGTGACAA
This sequence is a window from Arachis stenosperma cultivar V10309 chromosome 10, arast.V10309.gnm1.PFL2, whole genome shotgun sequence. Protein-coding genes within it:
- the LOC130957423 gene encoding protein MAIN-LIKE 1-like — encoded protein: MGDGSGMNVEKNFNRLDEVHIAAHLIHKPARVLTLHGTPVNVFMHFEYDNLLISAFVERWRPEMHMFHLLWGECTITLEDVAMQLGLPIDGEPIPLDAADDAMIQYARCYILYLLGGMLLPDKANNTVHVYYLPLLADFDAISTYSWGSACLCWLYPAMCLATDYTVEGMAGCHTLLMSWIYYRLSFWAPDVTTPHTFPLATRWAGKKGHNDYAEQRLLRHHIRLDNLQVDEVRFMVF